In Flammeovirgaceae bacterium, the sequence AACAGCTATGATTACCTGCTTGTACGGGATTCGTTCAGTTTGCTGCTGGCCCGCAAATACAAGATGCGTTCCCAACTTCTGTTATCAACCGACCTGGCCTTTTATACAGATTACTGGCAACCGGTAAAGAAAGCAAATCATAACGAAAGAAAAATCGGGTTTGTGCTCCGGCACTGGAAGGGTGGAAATGATTACATTGATGACGCAATTAATGTGGCTAATAATTTAGCAAAAGACGGGTTCAGCATAACCTTTTTTCTTTTTGAAGCCGTGCACGATTTGCCCTGCCTCCAAAAACTGCCGAATGATTATGCTGTAGTAAAGTGGCCTGATGATGGTGCCAATAGGGGTAAATTTTTCGATCGGTTTTGTGAACAATCACTGGTGGTATCCGCCCGTTTTCATGGAGCCATTCTGGCAGCAACATTCCAGATGCCTACTATTGGGATAGAACTTGATCCGAAAATGAGAACACTAACAGAGATCCTTCCGCAGTCTGCTCAGCTTATTAAAAAGGAGGACATAACAACCCGCCTGGAACAAACAGTTTTGAATGTTTACCGGAAATGGCCATTCTGGCAAGCACGAGCCAAAGAAGATTACGAAAAAAATTATAAACTCATTGTTAGCGGAGTGATTGCTTTTAATGATTTTATTCGCAGGGAAAATGAGGCTATCTGAAATCATTAATCGTTTGCTGGGCCGGCAATCATCGCCCTGGGCGAAGCGGATTGCCCGCGATAATCAACGCATGGAAAAATTTCTTGCAAAAGTATTACAGCAAAATGCAAACGGTGTGGATGTAGGGGCCCACGAAGGAGCATTTTTAAACTTATTGCTAAAGTATGCCCCGCAAGGCAAGCACTGGGCGTTTGAACCCTTGCCGGATTATTTTAAAAAACTAACGGATACTTTCAGGCAAGTATCCGTTCATCAGGTTGCATTGAGTGACCAAGCCGGAAAAACAACTTTTTTCAGGGCCGTGGGAGCCGAGGCTATGAGCGGTCTTAAACCTCAACACTATCCGGTTTCAGTGCAGTTGGAGCAGTTCGAAATAGCCACCACACAATTGGATGCCGTTATACCAAACGATGTGCAGGTTGATATTATTAAACTTGATGTGGAGGGCGCTGAACTACAGGTTTTAAAGGGCAGTAAACGCACCATTAACCGTTGCCGGCCGGTAATTATTTTTGAATTTGCACAACTGCATACCGAAGCATTTTCTGTTACACCGGATGCCATGTTTACGTTCTTTGACGATAATCAATACGTAATTATGCGTCTGGATATGCAGGAAGTTTATACCCGGCAACGCTTTGCCGAAAATTTTCATCAGTCGCATCAATCCAATTACGATGAATTTGCTGAAACAAATTTTTTGGCCATTCCAAACGAAAGAAGATAAGATATGTGTGGTATAGCTGGTTTTGTTGATAAGCGTAAGTCGTTTGATGATTTGCTGGCCATGCAGCGCTGCCTGCACCACCGGGGCCCGGATGCGCAGGGAACATTTTTTGAAAATGGTGTTGGATTGTCTCATAACCGGCTTTCTATTATTGACTTGAGTGCATCGGCTAACCAGCCCTTTATTTATGAAAACCTGGTGCTGGTATATAATGGCGAGATTTATAATTATGCCGAAATCCAGAAAGAACTTGTTGCTGCAGGCTATACTTTTGCCACCCACTCCGACACCGAAGTTTTACTTAAGGGCTTTCATTACTGGGGCATTACCGTGCTGCATAAGCTTATCGGCATGTTTGCTTTTGCCATTTACGATAAAGCCAGCAAGGAATTATTTCTGGTTAAAGATCGGCTGGGAGTAAAGCCATTATATTATTCCGTTCAGGGAGATGCAATCTGTTTTGGCAGCGAGTTAAAAGCTTTTGTGCGAAAAACCGGTGAGATAAATTACTCCGGACTCATCGATTACCTCCGGTACGGGTTTACCGTTAGCTCAAATACATTTTTCGAAGGAATAGAAAAACTTCTACCGGGCCATTATCTTCATTTTGCACACGGTAAAGCCCGGGTGATTGCGTATTGGGATGCCGAAGATTACGTGCATGATCCGTTTACCGCTCAGCCTGAAGAAAAATTGGCAGATGAACTGGAGGCCTTACTGGTTTCATCCTTTAAGTACCGGATGGTTTCGGATGTACCCGTAGGAATTTTTTTCAGCGGAGGAATTGACAGCACCGCACTCGTTGCAATATTGTCCAAACACTTTGGAACAGTTAACACCTTTACCATTGGTTTTGACGATCGGGCTTTTGATGAAACTCCCTTTGCCCGTAAAATCGCAGGTTACTTTAAAATCAATCACACCGGGCGCATTTTAAATATTAATGAAGCAAAAGAAAGACTAGGCAGTTTTTATTCAATTTATGACGAACCTTTTTATGACAGTTCAGGCATTCCAACATCATTGGTAAGTGAACTTGCCCGCGAAAATGGAATGAAGGTGGTGTTGTCATCCGAAGGTGGTGATGAATTGTTTGGCGGATACACCTCGTACCAGCGGTATTACAAATACGGAAAGCGGGTGTTCAATTTTCCTGCCTTTGCCAGAAAAATGGGCAGTCGCTCACTGTTTGGTTTGGATACCCTAATTAAAGTATCCGCGCTGGGTAATAAGCTAAACAAAGCCGGCCAACTGCTGCAGAATACTAGCTGGCAGGAGTTTTATAAAACCTGTGTTTCAACACTCGATGCTTCGAGATTGGAGCGGTATATCAGTGGAACATTAAATGATTCGGCTTATAATGACCTGGCTACCCTGACACATAAAACAGTTAAATCGGCACTTCATCCGATGGAATTGTTTATGCTATGGGACTTAAAGTACCTGCTGCCCGATGATTTCCTGCTAAAAATTGATCGGGCCACCATGCATCACAGCCTCGAATCGCGCGAGCCTTTTTTAGACCACCGGCTGGTAGAATTTGCCCTGCGCTTGCCCCTGCACTACAAAATTCGAAACGGACAGACAAAATACCTGCTTCGAAAAGTAATTGAACGGTACCTTGCACCGGAATATTTTAACCGGCCTAAAATGGGTTTCAGTGTTCCCTTATTTAATTGGTTTAAAAAAGATATGGACAACCTCTTTCAGGTTTACTTATCAAAACAAAATTTTACACAGGCCTGGCCCATGATTAACTACAACTGGGTTCAGAAGCAGCTGAATATTTATTTCAAAAGTAAATCCACCGACCAGGAATTGAATATGGTTATTATGTGGAAGTTTCTTGGCCTTATGTTGTGGCGAGAAGCAATGACTGCGAAATGAATCGCCAGAAAAAAAATATTCTGCTCATTATTCCTAATCTTGATTTTGGGGGAGCGCAGCAATCCTTTGTAGCACTTAGCAATGAATTGGCTAAACAGCACCGGGTTACAAATGTCGTTTTTAACCGCCATAACATGGCGCCTTACACCTTTACTGCGCCCCTTATCGATTTGGGTGTGCCCGCTTCTGCCAGTCTTTTGAGCAAGGTTAAAAATTTTTTTACCCGGATATCAAAGGTTCGCGAGATCAAAAAGCAATATGACATAGAGATTGCCATTAGCTTTTTAGAAGGAGCGGATTATGTTAATTTGCTTAGCAAAGAAAAGGATAAAACAATTGTAAGTGTACGTGGCTCTAAAAAGCATGATCAGGACATTACCGGTTGGCTTGGTTTTTTCCGGCACTACGTTTTGCTGCCAATGCTGTACCGAAAGGCCGATTATATTGTTGCGCTTAACCAGGGCATTCGCCAGGAACTCATCTCTCATTATAAGCTAAAAAGTCCTATCCGTGTAATTTATAATGGGTTCAGTACGCAGATAGTAGGCGAGCGAACAGGTGAGCCGCTTGATAAGGATGCTGAGAATTTGTTTCGGTGGCCTGTTCTTATAAATCACGGGAGACTTTCAACCGAAAAGGGATTGGAACAATTTATAGCTGTAATCGCTGCCCTGAAAAAACAAAAAGTCATTTGTAAGTTCTTAATAGTTGGTGAGGGTCCGGTTAAAAGTAACTTGCAACAAGTTATTGCTGATAATCAACTTAAATTTTGGGAGAGAGAGGGTGAACAAAATTTTAGCCCCGATGCCG encodes:
- a CDS encoding glycosyltransferase translates to MNRQKKNILLIIPNLDFGGAQQSFVALSNELAKQHRVTNVVFNRHNMAPYTFTAPLIDLGVPASASLLSKVKNFFTRISKVREIKKQYDIEIAISFLEGADYVNLLSKEKDKTIVSVRGSKKHDQDITGWLGFFRHYVLLPMLYRKADYIVALNQGIRQELISHYKLKSPIRVIYNGFSTQIVGERTGEPLDKDAENLFRWPVLINHGRLSTEKGLEQFIAVIAALKKQKVICKFLIVGEGPVKSNLQQVIADNQLKFWEREGEQNFSPDADVYFWGYQQNPFKFLARAKLFVLPSLHEGFGNSLAEAMLCGIPVLASDCPYSPRELLTPGLTTDQPIQQAEWADFGVLLPQWNTPGVVKAWANTITGLLSSEEKRQLYGLKAKERISFFSIEKTAQEWNDLIDEIT
- a CDS encoding polysaccharide pyruvyl transferase family protein; the encoded protein is MKKILLQGYYGFGNLGDDILLLVCFRNIKKHFPETELVVFSNADAKTAAYLPEWLGEHVRTINYAAREHFDLIIHGGGGVHYDYENGGIFYFVLNRILRLQPSWLSKLFFWYKRIKGREHITAAKRIGLGIGLGTFTNSSKKFYENLVIMNSYDYLLVRDSFSLLLARKYKMRSQLLLSTDLAFYTDYWQPVKKANHNERKIGFVLRHWKGGNDYIDDAINVANNLAKDGFSITFFLFEAVHDLPCLQKLPNDYAVVKWPDDGANRGKFFDRFCEQSLVVSARFHGAILAATFQMPTIGIELDPKMRTLTEILPQSAQLIKKEDITTRLEQTVLNVYRKWPFWQARAKEDYEKNYKLIVSGVIAFNDFIRRENEAI
- the asnB gene encoding asparagine synthase (glutamine-hydrolyzing), which gives rise to MCGIAGFVDKRKSFDDLLAMQRCLHHRGPDAQGTFFENGVGLSHNRLSIIDLSASANQPFIYENLVLVYNGEIYNYAEIQKELVAAGYTFATHSDTEVLLKGFHYWGITVLHKLIGMFAFAIYDKASKELFLVKDRLGVKPLYYSVQGDAICFGSELKAFVRKTGEINYSGLIDYLRYGFTVSSNTFFEGIEKLLPGHYLHFAHGKARVIAYWDAEDYVHDPFTAQPEEKLADELEALLVSSFKYRMVSDVPVGIFFSGGIDSTALVAILSKHFGTVNTFTIGFDDRAFDETPFARKIAGYFKINHTGRILNINEAKERLGSFYSIYDEPFYDSSGIPTSLVSELARENGMKVVLSSEGGDELFGGYTSYQRYYKYGKRVFNFPAFARKMGSRSLFGLDTLIKVSALGNKLNKAGQLLQNTSWQEFYKTCVSTLDASRLERYISGTLNDSAYNDLATLTHKTVKSALHPMELFMLWDLKYLLPDDFLLKIDRATMHHSLESREPFLDHRLVEFALRLPLHYKIRNGQTKYLLRKVIERYLAPEYFNRPKMGFSVPLFNWFKKDMDNLFQVYLSKQNFTQAWPMINYNWVQKQLNIYFKSKSTDQELNMVIMWKFLGLMLWREAMTAK
- a CDS encoding FkbM family methyltransferase; this encodes MRLSEIINRLLGRQSSPWAKRIARDNQRMEKFLAKVLQQNANGVDVGAHEGAFLNLLLKYAPQGKHWAFEPLPDYFKKLTDTFRQVSVHQVALSDQAGKTTFFRAVGAEAMSGLKPQHYPVSVQLEQFEIATTQLDAVIPNDVQVDIIKLDVEGAELQVLKGSKRTINRCRPVIIFEFAQLHTEAFSVTPDAMFTFFDDNQYVIMRLDMQEVYTRQRFAENFHQSHQSNYDEFAETNFLAIPNERR